The Mucilaginibacter terrenus genome has a segment encoding these proteins:
- a CDS encoding glycoside hydrolase family 130 protein translates to MMKHLYKALFSFSLIIISATALVAQTSKLPLWAFGPFVRPAGVNPLISPDTTTKFYDPMRKRMMDWESNDTFNPAATIKDGKIFILYRAEDKSGVGIGGRTSRLGLAESKDGLHVKRSPVPVFYPANDSQKEFEWTGGCEDPRVAVTANGTYVVFYTQWNHDLPRLGVATSKDLKKWTKHGPIFRKAYNGKFHKIASKSASIITKMVNGKQVIAKINGKYWMYWGETGVYGATSTDLVNWSPVINADSTLRPFISPRRHYFDSDLTECGPPAIITSKGILLLYNGKNNPVYGDKAYTANSYCGGQVIFSASDPTKPLARLDKPFFVPQESFEKSGQYPAGTVFMEGLVFFKSKWFLYYGCADSRVAVAVYNPLQKTQK, encoded by the coding sequence ATGATGAAACACCTGTATAAAGCGCTATTTTCTTTTTCGCTGATCATTATTTCGGCGACAGCTCTAGTTGCACAAACAAGCAAGTTGCCTTTATGGGCTTTCGGACCATTCGTGAGGCCGGCGGGGGTGAACCCTTTGATAAGTCCTGACACAACAACCAAGTTTTACGATCCTATGCGCAAGCGCATGATGGACTGGGAGTCAAACGACACCTTTAACCCGGCGGCAACAATCAAGGATGGAAAGATATTTATACTTTATCGGGCGGAAGATAAATCGGGTGTTGGCATAGGGGGGCGCACATCACGGCTCGGGTTAGCCGAAAGTAAGGACGGCTTGCATGTTAAAAGGTCGCCGGTACCTGTTTTTTATCCCGCTAACGATAGCCAGAAAGAGTTTGAATGGACAGGCGGTTGCGAGGACCCCAGAGTAGCCGTGACCGCTAACGGTACATACGTGGTATTTTACACACAGTGGAACCATGACCTGCCACGACTTGGCGTAGCAACCTCAAAAGACCTGAAAAAATGGACGAAGCATGGTCCTATATTCCGTAAAGCTTACAATGGTAAGTTCCATAAAATAGCAAGCAAATCGGCATCTATAATTACTAAGATGGTGAACGGAAAACAGGTAATCGCTAAAATAAATGGAAAATATTGGATGTATTGGGGCGAAACCGGTGTGTATGGCGCCACGTCTACAGATCTGGTGAACTGGTCTCCTGTTATAAACGCCGATAGTACTTTGCGACCCTTTATATCACCACGCAGACATTATTTCGATAGCGACCTTACTGAGTGTGGTCCTCCGGCCATAATTACGTCTAAGGGTATCCTGCTATTATACAACGGCAAAAATAACCCTGTATATGGCGATAAAGCCTACACTGCTAACAGTTATTGCGGTGGGCAGGTTATTTTTTCGGCAAGTGACCCTACAAAGCCCCTTGCAAGATTGGATAAGCCTTTCTTTGTACCACAGGAATCCTTTGAAAAAAGCGGCCAATATCCTGCAGGTACAGTATTTATGGAAGGGCTGGTATTCTTTAAGAGTAAATGGTTCCTGTATTATGGTTGTGCAGATTCGAGGGTTGCGGTTGCGGTATATAATCCATTACAAAAAACACAGAAATAG
- a CDS encoding class I SAM-dependent methyltransferase, with the protein MEGTSGADIFGHALYDHFKGNKPAKLWINNKYGPKEEMPVNIYFRDAVDMPELELVALDACKGKILDIGAGAGSHTLILQNSGKDVTALDVSSGAVSLMKERGVTKAINQNIFLYNDERFDTLLLLMNGIGLCGNIRNLRLFLRNTKTLLKPSGQLLFDSSDISYLYNGNVPVDNYYGELWYQYAYKGKRTEWFQWLYIDKDTLMGISSEEGWAIEILFEDDFDGYLARLMVAE; encoded by the coding sequence ATGGAAGGTACATCAGGTGCTGACATCTTCGGCCATGCGTTATACGATCATTTTAAAGGCAATAAGCCCGCAAAACTCTGGATAAACAATAAATACGGCCCTAAGGAAGAGATGCCGGTGAACATATACTTTAGAGATGCGGTCGACATGCCCGAGCTGGAATTAGTTGCGCTCGATGCATGCAAGGGCAAGATTTTGGATATAGGTGCTGGTGCAGGAAGCCATACTCTTATACTGCAAAATAGCGGTAAAGATGTAACTGCTTTGGATGTATCTTCGGGTGCGGTAAGCCTAATGAAGGAGCGCGGTGTCACAAAAGCAATCAATCAGAATATCTTCTTATATAACGATGAACGTTTTGATACCTTATTATTGCTTATGAACGGTATCGGCCTTTGTGGCAATATCAGAAATTTACGCTTATTTTTACGGAATACCAAAACCCTGCTTAAGCCGAGTGGCCAATTATTATTTGATTCTTCTGATATTTCTTATTTATACAACGGCAATGTGCCGGTAGATAACTATTATGGCGAACTCTGGTACCAATATGCTTATAAAGGCAAAAGAACAGAGTGGTTCCAATGGTTATATATCGACAAGGATACGCTGATGGGTATATCCTCAGAAGAAGGCTGGGCAATAGAAATATTGTTTGAAGACGATTTTGATGGCTACCTGGCACGGCTGATGGTAGCCGAATAA
- a CDS encoding DUF421 domain-containing protein, producing the protein MNVFISIFGEGKDLSLFQMSARAIVIYFVAMILIRVSGRRTFGKKSSFDITISIILGAVLSRAIVGASPFISTVIASFALVLLHRLIAMAIWHSKIMGQLVKGEGRMLYENGKFNENNLRKCLLTRDDIMTDLRIKTNSKSLDDVKTIYMENTGELSFVTK; encoded by the coding sequence ATGAACGTCTTCATTAGCATTTTTGGCGAAGGGAAAGACTTAAGTTTGTTCCAGATGTCTGCCCGTGCTATAGTAATTTACTTTGTAGCAATGATACTAATACGTGTGTCTGGCAGGCGCACCTTCGGTAAAAAGTCGTCCTTTGATATCACCATATCCATAATCTTAGGAGCAGTACTCAGCAGGGCGATAGTTGGTGCTTCGCCCTTTATCTCTACCGTAATTGCAAGTTTCGCTCTCGTGTTGCTGCACAGGTTAATAGCGATGGCTATATGGCACAGTAAAATAATGGGTCAGCTGGTAAAAGGTGAAGGCCGAATGCTTTATGAAAATGGTAAGTTTAACGAAAATAACTTACGCAAGTGCCTCCTGACCCGCGACGATATCATGACTGATCTACGTATTAAAACAAACAGCAAGTCGCTTGACGACGTAAAAACCATTTACATGGAAAATACCGGTGAACTAAGTTTCGTTACTAAGTAA
- a CDS encoding RidA family protein translates to MNTAEQNFAALGLNLPPAPKPLGVYKPCLVDGKYIYLSGHGTVQDDGSLIIGRIGADMSPEEGKVAARQVGLAMLATIKANLGSLNKVKRVIKVLGMVNCTPDFEKHPFIINGASELFAKVWGEENGIGVRSAVGMGSLPDNIPVEIEALFELAE, encoded by the coding sequence ATGAATACTGCCGAACAAAACTTTGCAGCGCTTGGCCTTAATTTGCCGCCCGCGCCAAAACCACTGGGCGTTTATAAACCTTGCCTTGTTGATGGGAAATATATCTATTTATCTGGCCATGGTACCGTTCAGGACGATGGCTCCCTTATAATAGGCCGTATTGGAGCCGATATGTCACCTGAAGAAGGAAAGGTAGCCGCAAGGCAAGTAGGCCTGGCCATGCTGGCTACTATTAAAGCTAACCTAGGCAGCCTGAATAAGGTAAAACGCGTGATTAAAGTACTGGGCATGGTCAATTGCACACCTGATTTTGAGAAGCATCCGTTCATCATCAATGGCGCAAGCGAACTGTTTGCAAAGGTTTGGGGCGAAGAGAACGGAATAGGCGTACGCAGCGCTGTTGGAATGGGATCATTGCCAGACAATATTCCTGTTGAAATAGAGGCACTGTTTGAATTAGCAGAGTAA
- a CDS encoding glycosyltransferase family 87 protein, with protein sequence MAANGTRNVFYKLIDNKHFVLSIWIIIAAFYTYKCIGYHGVNNYLIFKYTYFNALHGQNLYAQYPQYYFDSNHYGPVFSLIMAPFAVLPGDLGLYFWQIFNVSVLFWAIHKLPLDTTKKNIICIICTQELIVMLREFQTNGAIAALVILAWVMVDNKKDFWAGLFIMLGFFIKLYGVIGVVFFLISKQKKQFVAGLFVWAVVLFVLPMLVFTPQFILQSYGDWYHSLVEKNAQNVSMDTQYQDISVMGMTRRIIGHSIAILPVLLTAAATFCISSLKVLNTSVHRQKFLLLCSSLLFIVLFSTGSEYVTYIIAYPGIAIWFVTAPRPFTALQITLFVFAVYFGSLYRTDIFPSYIKLHFINRYALKALPCLLIWLALIAEMLTRKDGEEIVSDYPTQPNIAPTLKN encoded by the coding sequence ATGGCCGCAAATGGCACCAGGAATGTGTTTTATAAGCTTATTGACAACAAACACTTTGTTTTATCAATTTGGATAATCATCGCGGCATTTTATACGTACAAATGCATTGGCTACCACGGTGTAAACAACTATCTTATTTTTAAATACACCTACTTCAACGCGTTGCACGGGCAAAACCTTTACGCTCAATACCCTCAATACTATTTCGACAGCAATCACTACGGGCCGGTATTCTCATTGATAATGGCGCCATTTGCAGTCCTCCCTGGCGACTTAGGACTGTATTTCTGGCAAATATTTAATGTATCAGTGCTTTTTTGGGCAATACACAAACTACCGCTGGACACCACCAAAAAGAATATTATCTGCATCATCTGCACACAGGAGCTCATCGTGATGTTAAGGGAGTTTCAAACTAATGGCGCCATTGCTGCCCTGGTAATACTTGCCTGGGTAATGGTAGATAACAAGAAGGACTTTTGGGCCGGGCTGTTTATCATGCTCGGGTTTTTTATTAAGCTCTATGGCGTTATAGGCGTGGTGTTCTTTTTAATATCTAAGCAGAAGAAGCAATTTGTGGCCGGCTTGTTTGTTTGGGCGGTGGTGCTCTTTGTTCTGCCTATGTTAGTCTTTACACCACAGTTTATATTACAATCGTATGGAGACTGGTACCACTCACTTGTGGAAAAGAATGCTCAAAATGTAAGCATGGATACCCAATACCAGGATATCTCTGTAATGGGTATGACACGCCGAATAATCGGCCATTCTATAGCTATACTGCCTGTCTTGTTAACCGCCGCAGCAACATTCTGCATTTCCAGCCTTAAAGTTTTAAACACGAGTGTTCACCGTCAAAAGTTTCTGTTGCTATGCTCCAGTTTGCTGTTTATTGTTCTATTCAGCACCGGTTCGGAATACGTTACCTATATCATAGCCTATCCAGGAATAGCAATTTGGTTTGTTACTGCACCAAGGCCGTTTACAGCACTTCAAATCACCTTATTTGTCTTTGCAGTCTATTTTGGAAGCCTTTACCGTACCGATATATTTCCATCTTACATCAAATTACATTTCATCAATCGCTATGCCCTTAAAGCACTACCATGCTTGCTCATATGGCTTGCGTTGATAGCCGAAATGCTTACAAGAAAAGATGGCGAGGAAATTGTTTCCGATTACCCAACTCAGCCCAATATAGCCCCTACCCTAAAAAATTAA
- a CDS encoding D-TA family PLP-dependent enzyme, giving the protein MATDWYTINNVAELDTPALVVYPERVQYNIDQVKGMVSDVSRLRPHIKTHKSPNVTAMMLNAGISKFKCATIAEAEMLGIIGAPDVLFAYQPNGPKLARFVKLLQTYPSTSYSCLVDNAATAQAISTAALSAGINVSVFIDLNVGMNRTGIVPRRAFELYQLLMNTRGIKLLGLHAYDGHIHDEDFSLREQRFHEAITPVLNLKEIILGAGYAPPIIIGGSSPTLPIAVHLEDIECSPGTFAYWDKGYESAFKEQHFQTAALVVGRIISLPDETKICIDIGHKSVSAENELSKRIYFLNAPTLSFVSQSEEHLVAEAGNGHTYQVGDVLYGLPYHICPTVAVYERAYIIENRQLKGEWLNTARDRKINI; this is encoded by the coding sequence ATGGCAACCGATTGGTATACTATTAATAATGTGGCTGAACTGGATACCCCGGCTCTGGTGGTATACCCGGAACGTGTTCAATACAACATTGACCAGGTAAAAGGCATGGTAAGCGACGTGAGTAGGCTGCGTCCGCATATAAAGACACATAAAAGCCCGAACGTTACGGCCATGATGCTTAACGCAGGTATCAGTAAGTTCAAGTGTGCAACCATAGCAGAAGCCGAGATGTTAGGTATTATCGGTGCACCTGATGTTTTATTCGCTTATCAGCCAAACGGACCAAAGTTAGCGCGGTTTGTTAAACTTTTGCAGACATATCCCTCAACCAGCTATTCATGTCTTGTTGATAACGCTGCAACTGCACAAGCTATATCAACAGCGGCTTTAAGCGCGGGTATTAATGTATCGGTATTTATTGATCTGAATGTTGGCATGAACCGCACCGGGATTGTACCACGGCGCGCGTTCGAGCTGTACCAGTTATTGATGAATACACGCGGTATAAAGCTGCTAGGCTTACATGCTTATGATGGGCATATACATGATGAGGATTTTTCCTTGCGTGAGCAGCGTTTTCATGAAGCAATTACGCCGGTTCTGAACCTGAAAGAAATCATTCTGGGGGCGGGATATGCCCCACCTATTATCATTGGCGGATCATCACCCACGTTGCCAATTGCCGTTCACTTGGAAGATATTGAGTGTAGTCCGGGTACGTTCGCATACTGGGACAAGGGTTACGAGAGTGCTTTTAAGGAGCAGCATTTCCAAACAGCAGCACTTGTAGTTGGCAGGATAATATCGCTGCCTGACGAAACAAAGATATGCATAGATATAGGTCATAAATCTGTATCGGCTGAAAACGAATTGAGCAAGCGCATCTATTTTCTAAATGCACCCACACTGTCGTTTGTAAGCCAAAGTGAAGAGCACCTTGTAGCAGAAGCGGGCAACGGGCACACCTATCAGGTTGGTGATGTTCTATACGGATTACCTTATCACATCTGCCCTACAGTAGCGGTTTATGAACGAGCTTATATTATAGAGAACAGGCAATTGAAGGGAGAGTGGCTTAATACCGCCCGTGATAGAAAGATCAACATATAA
- a CDS encoding phosphatase PAP2 family protein, translated as MRTRILYISILTAATIFTGACKKDITERNETFPALSPANIDLNADTWSPILTASSTFTVATPDAITAPNYIADLNEIKSYQKNLTDDQRAIIKYWSAGSVLRWNEILRELVAKHNLPPYQNDDGSYPFPSAANPLAYPLFPFSNPPYAARAYAYVSAAQYDALVQAWKFKKQFNRAAPYKNDVNVQALVPKSDLPSYPSEDAVVAGVTSKMMELLFPGDLDYIRQKVAEEKLYRIMAGANTRSDIDAGENLGRQVADVFLARARGDKAGAAIGTQADWTNFETVAKAAGNTPWISLETPHRPPMLPLFTKVTPFLFSTTTVAAIRPPAPYKEGSPEYEKDLKEVMAMSQDKSREHERVVAFWADGVGTATPPGHWNTIAAEEFVKHNYSEVRWARNLALLNMAEMDAAIVCWDAKYYYFNPRPTQMIAGIKTLTGIPNFPSYTSGHSNFSGAAATVLGYLVPERANDFMVMAQEAAKSRLWGAIHYRNDCEVGLTTGIKVGEYAVARAKADGAN; from the coding sequence ATGAGAACAAGAATACTATATATATCAATACTAACAGCCGCTACAATATTTACAGGAGCGTGCAAGAAGGACATTACAGAACGGAATGAAACGTTTCCGGCATTATCGCCAGCAAACATTGATCTGAATGCCGATACCTGGTCGCCAATACTTACTGCATCGTCCACGTTTACCGTGGCTACTCCTGATGCGATAACCGCACCAAATTACATCGCGGACCTAAATGAGATTAAAAGCTATCAGAAAAACCTGACAGATGATCAGCGCGCAATAATAAAGTACTGGAGCGCAGGATCGGTGTTGCGTTGGAACGAAATATTGCGTGAGCTGGTTGCAAAACATAACCTACCTCCTTACCAAAATGATGACGGATCGTACCCGTTCCCAAGTGCGGCTAACCCCTTAGCTTATCCGCTGTTTCCGTTCTCTAATCCGCCGTATGCTGCCCGTGCTTACGCCTATGTAAGTGCAGCGCAATACGATGCGTTGGTGCAGGCTTGGAAATTCAAAAAGCAATTTAATCGTGCGGCGCCTTACAAAAACGACGTAAACGTACAGGCACTTGTACCAAAGTCTGATCTGCCTTCGTACCCAAGCGAAGACGCGGTGGTAGCAGGGGTAACCTCCAAAATGATGGAGTTATTATTCCCTGGTGACCTGGATTATATTCGTCAGAAAGTGGCTGAAGAAAAGCTTTACCGCATTATGGCCGGAGCAAACACACGGTCAGACATAGACGCGGGAGAGAATCTGGGCAGGCAGGTTGCCGATGTTTTTCTGGCTCGCGCCAGGGGCGATAAAGCCGGCGCTGCAATTGGTACACAAGCCGACTGGACAAACTTTGAAACTGTAGCTAAGGCAGCTGGTAATACGCCATGGATAAGTCTTGAAACACCGCATCGTCCGCCAATGTTGCCGTTATTTACAAAAGTAACGCCGTTCCTGTTCTCTACAACTACAGTTGCGGCAATACGCCCGCCGGCGCCTTACAAAGAAGGCTCTCCTGAATACGAAAAAGATCTCAAAGAAGTGATGGCTATGAGCCAGGACAAGAGCCGCGAACACGAACGTGTTGTTGCTTTTTGGGCTGATGGAGTAGGTACCGCAACCCCTCCGGGGCATTGGAATACTATAGCCGCTGAAGAGTTTGTAAAGCATAACTACAGCGAAGTACGGTGGGCGCGTAACCTGGCATTATTGAATATGGCAGAAATGGACGCTGCTATAGTTTGCTGGGATGCGAAGTACTATTACTTCAATCCACGTCCTACACAGATGATAGCCGGTATTAAAACGTTAACCGGCATTCCAAACTTCCCTTCGTATACCTCCGGTCACTCTAATTTCAGTGGCGCCGCTGCTACGGTGTTAGGCTATTTGGTGCCGGAACGCGCTAACGACTTTATGGTAATGGCCCAAGAGGCGGCAAAGTCAAGGCTTTGGGGCGCTATACACTATCGTAACGACTGTGAAGTGGGTTTAACAACCGGTATTAAAGTAGGGGAATACGCCGTAGCGCGAGCCAAAGCTGACGGAGCAAACTAG
- a CDS encoding dipeptidase: MFTIDAHLDLSMNALEWNRDLRRPVAEINAREEGLTDKPDRGLGTVSLPELRKGNIGLVVATQIGRYVAPGNKLPGWHSPEQAWAQTQGQVAWYNAVEAAGEMTQVTDLTSLDKHLALWLNDDIDNLAKPVGYILSLEGADSIVNVSYLEHAYNYGLRALGPAHYGPGRYANGTDATGKMGDNGLELLKEMERLNIILDATHLCDDAFWQALDNFGGHVWASHNNCRALVDHNRQFTDEMIKALVERGAVIGAALDAWMMVPGWVRGKSTPRGMNCSLEVMVDHIDHICQIAGNTLHVGIGTDLDGAFGKEQCPYDLETIADLRKVPQLLEKRGYSETDIENMMHGNWLRFLKNAWKQ; encoded by the coding sequence ATGTTTACCATAGATGCCCATTTGGATCTTAGCATGAATGCTTTGGAATGGAACCGAGATCTTCGGCGACCTGTTGCAGAAATAAATGCCCGTGAAGAAGGCCTAACCGACAAGCCGGATCGTGGTTTAGGTACGGTGTCACTTCCGGAACTTCGTAAAGGAAACATCGGCTTGGTAGTGGCAACCCAAATAGGACGCTATGTAGCACCGGGTAATAAGCTACCCGGCTGGCATTCACCGGAACAGGCTTGGGCGCAAACGCAAGGGCAGGTAGCCTGGTATAATGCTGTGGAGGCAGCCGGCGAAATGACGCAAGTGACGGATCTTACCTCGCTTGATAAACATTTGGCGCTCTGGCTGAATGACGACATCGACAACTTGGCAAAACCGGTTGGGTATATCTTAAGCCTGGAAGGTGCAGATTCTATAGTCAACGTAAGTTACCTTGAACATGCTTATAACTACGGCTTGCGTGCTTTAGGTCCGGCTCATTATGGCCCTGGCAGGTATGCCAACGGTACAGACGCAACGGGTAAGATGGGTGATAACGGTTTGGAACTGCTTAAAGAGATGGAGCGGCTGAACATTATCCTGGATGCCACCCATTTATGTGATGATGCCTTTTGGCAAGCGTTAGACAATTTTGGAGGCCATGTTTGGGCCAGTCACAACAACTGCCGGGCCCTGGTTGATCATAACCGCCAGTTCACCGATGAAATGATAAAGGCGCTTGTTGAACGAGGTGCGGTGATTGGCGCAGCTTTAGACGCCTGGATGATGGTTCCCGGTTGGGTAAGGGGTAAGTCTACACCACGAGGGATGAATTGCAGTTTGGAGGTAATGGTGGATCATATTGATCATATTTGCCAGATTGCCGGCAATACACTGCACGTGGGAATAGGAACAGACCTTGATGGCGCATTTGGTAAAGAGCAGTGCCCATATGACTTGGAAACTATTGCAGACCTCCGGAAGGTCCCGCAGCTTTTAGAAAAGCGTGGGTATAGTGAAACGGATATCGAAAATATGATGCATGGTAATTGGCTGCGGTTTTTAAAGAATGCCTGGAAGCAATAA
- a CDS encoding transporter family protein: MKLTYKLIAGTAIALFLNNTGAKAQGCVAIRGTGGLCTMADHPDSLGSEGAWLFNSNSRYYRSYKHFVGREEQKQRIELGTNVINHTYAQDLTLTRVFNNRWSVSLDVPVISNSRSSLYEHGGKERRTTHSFGVGDITIKAFAWLLDPHKSTKANIQVGLGLKLPTGSYTYTDYFYNTGANGARTLGPVDQSIQLGDGGTGITADVNAFYNFSHNFGLYGTFYYLMSPREENGVSSARGSAPSAKAVANGSDIMSVPDQLSARIGANYMAGKWNFSAGARYECLTAKDLVGGSNGFRRPGFIISAEPGITYRLHKFSVYTFVPVALVRNRTQSVPDKITTQLTGIYTQGDAAFADYAVNIGFSFKL; encoded by the coding sequence ATGAAACTTACATACAAATTAATTGCAGGTACTGCTATAGCCTTATTTCTAAATAATACCGGTGCAAAAGCTCAGGGCTGCGTAGCTATTCGCGGGACCGGTGGCCTTTGTACTATGGCCGATCACCCGGATAGCTTAGGTTCTGAAGGAGCATGGTTGTTTAACAGCAACAGCCGTTATTACCGCTCTTACAAGCACTTCGTTGGCAGAGAAGAGCAAAAGCAGCGTATAGAACTTGGCACAAACGTAATTAATCATACATACGCTCAGGACCTTACGCTTACCCGCGTCTTTAACAACAGGTGGTCGGTGTCTTTAGATGTGCCTGTAATATCTAACAGCCGTTCATCTTTGTACGAGCATGGTGGTAAAGAACGCCGTACAACGCACTCTTTTGGCGTAGGTGATATCACTATTAAGGCATTTGCCTGGTTGCTTGATCCGCATAAATCAACAAAGGCCAACATCCAAGTAGGTTTGGGTTTAAAACTGCCTACAGGCTCTTACACTTATACCGATTATTTCTACAACACAGGCGCAAATGGCGCCCGTACTTTAGGGCCTGTAGATCAGTCAATTCAATTGGGTGACGGTGGTACAGGCATCACTGCAGATGTTAATGCATTTTACAACTTCTCACATAATTTCGGCCTGTACGGCACTTTTTACTACCTGATGAGTCCTCGTGAGGAAAACGGTGTTTCTTCTGCACGTGGCAGCGCGCCAAGCGCTAAGGCTGTAGCCAACGGTAGTGATATCATGAGCGTTCCAGACCAGCTAAGCGCGAGGATTGGTGCAAATTACATGGCAGGTAAATGGAATTTCTCTGCCGGGGCACGGTACGAATGCCTTACTGCCAAAGATTTAGTAGGCGGAAGCAATGGTTTCCGCAGGCCTGGTTTTATCATTTCTGCCGAACCGGGTATAACCTACCGCCTGCACAAGTTCTCGGTTTACACTTTTGTTCCTGTTGCACTGGTGCGTAACCGTACACAGAGCGTACCGGATAAAATTACAACCCAGCTAACTGGAATATATACCCAAGGCGATGCAGCATTTGCAGATTACGCCGTAAACATTGGTTTTTCGTTTAAATTATAG
- a CDS encoding glycosyltransferase family 2 protein — MRHIAARSNSHRSTKKISVVIPAFNEQENIPVLVQALRKVLDKLTYDYNVIFVDDGSKDGTISVLRTLNNLDGRIEYIKLSRNFGHQNALKAGLDHADGDCVICMDGDMQHPPELIPAFLSKWEEGFDIVYSRRISTENISWFKRATSNMFYALVNRLSEIHMEPGTADFRLIDRKVADALLQFNEIDPFLRGIIKWLGFSQHGINYSADIRYSGKSKYSLSRMIKFAFQGITSFSIRPLYFAVYLGFAFSAITGVCLPYVLYSYYTGNTNIGYASAGWASILMSIFFLGGLQLIIMGIIGIYVGKIFLQSKLRPNYIIQSTSIKQPQYDLVEF, encoded by the coding sequence ATGAGACACATCGCAGCACGATCAAACTCACACCGGTCAACGAAAAAAATATCGGTGGTTATACCAGCATTTAACGAACAGGAGAACATCCCGGTACTTGTACAAGCATTGAGAAAGGTGCTTGATAAGCTGACATACGATTACAACGTAATATTTGTAGATGATGGCAGTAAAGACGGAACCATATCTGTACTAAGGACCCTGAATAATCTTGATGGCAGGATTGAGTATATAAAATTGAGCAGGAACTTTGGCCATCAGAATGCACTTAAAGCAGGATTGGACCATGCCGATGGAGATTGTGTAATTTGTATGGATGGCGATATGCAGCACCCGCCAGAACTTATCCCTGCCTTTTTATCAAAATGGGAAGAAGGGTTTGATATTGTCTACAGCCGCCGTATCTCCACAGAAAATATATCGTGGTTTAAACGCGCCACATCTAACATGTTCTACGCGCTGGTGAATAGGCTGTCCGAAATACATATGGAGCCCGGTACCGCCGATTTTCGGTTGATTGACCGCAAGGTAGCGGATGCACTGCTTCAGTTTAATGAGATTGATCCGTTTTTACGGGGCATTATCAAGTGGCTTGGATTTTCGCAGCATGGTATCAATTATTCTGCAGATATTAGGTACTCCGGTAAAAGCAAGTATTCTTTGTCGCGCATGATAAAGTTTGCCTTTCAGGGGATAACTTCATTTAGCATACGGCCGTTATACTTTGCAGTATACCTTGGCTTTGCATTTTCGGCAATAACTGGTGTTTGCCTGCCTTATGTACTTTATAGCTATTACACTGGTAACACCAATATAGGCTATGCTTCTGCGGGCTGGGCATCAATTCTAATGTCTATTTTCTTTTTAGGCGGACTACAACTCATTATAATGGGCATAATAGGCATTTATGTAGGCAAGATATTCCTGCAAAGCAAATTGCGGCCAAATTACATCATACAAAGCACCAGCATAAAGCAGCCACAATATGATCTTGTTGAGTTTTGA